One window of Tenacibaculum maritimum NCIMB 2154 genomic DNA carries:
- a CDS encoding DUF5777 family beta-barrel protein, with protein sequence MKIKLICLIGFFSSFINAQDLTEILEREEVKNTKEDVYATFKGTRILNGHSIENRKKGTLDFIISHKFGRVNEGFDQFFGLDQSNIRFAFEYAISNDVTLGVGRSSFEKTYDGFIKYKIVKQSKGMNSFPASISIFASTALKTIKDYDPENKPSFGEKFTHTTQLLIARKITPKLSLQVSPTWVHKNLVKIQQDPHDIFALGMGGRMKLSNRVTLNTEYYYTFNPLQSINTKNSLALGVDIETGGHVFQVMLSNTITMIEKGFITETTGNFFKGDIHFGFNISRSF encoded by the coding sequence ATGAAAATAAAATTGATTTGTTTGATTGGTTTCTTTAGCTCTTTTATAAACGCACAAGATTTAACCGAAATTTTGGAGCGAGAGGAGGTAAAAAATACTAAAGAAGATGTGTATGCAACTTTTAAAGGAACTCGTATTCTAAATGGGCACTCCATAGAAAATAGAAAAAAAGGAACACTAGATTTTATTATTTCGCATAAGTTTGGAAGAGTAAATGAAGGCTTTGATCAGTTTTTTGGGTTGGACCAATCTAATATACGTTTTGCTTTTGAATATGCTATTTCTAATGATGTAACCTTAGGAGTAGGTAGGAGCTCTTTTGAAAAAACTTATGATGGATTTATTAAGTATAAAATAGTCAAGCAATCGAAAGGAATGAATAGTTTTCCTGCGAGTATTTCAATTTTTGCGAGTACGGCATTAAAAACAATTAAAGATTATGACCCTGAAAATAAACCTAGTTTTGGCGAAAAGTTTACACATACAACTCAACTTCTTATAGCAAGAAAAATAACGCCTAAATTGTCATTGCAAGTTTCTCCTACTTGGGTGCATAAAAATTTAGTAAAAATACAACAAGATCCTCATGATATTTTTGCACTAGGAATGGGAGGTCGTATGAAACTATCTAACAGAGTAACTCTTAATACAGAGTATTACTATACTTTTAATCCGCTGCAATCTATCAACACTAAAAATTCTCTTGCCTTAGGAGTTGATATAGAAACAGGGGGGCATGTTTTTCAAGTGATGTTATCAAATACGATAACAATGATAGAAAAAGGGTTTATAACAGAAACTACTGGAAATTTTTTTAAAGGAGATATTCATTTTGGATTCAATATCTCTAGGTCTTTTTAG